The sequence TATTGGTGGCAGTGCAAGTGATTATTTAGGTTCTGTTGATATCACTGCAGATGGGGGATATATAGTCGGTGCATACTCATATAGTGATATTTCGGTGACAAAACTGAAAATCATATTGGTGATGCCGACTATTGGATTCTAAAATTAAATGCTGCAGGAAATATTGTCTGGCAGAATACTATTGGTGGCACAGCAGCTGATTATTGTTTTAGAGCCCGGGAATTATCCGCAGGCGGGTTTATTGTTTCAGGAAGCTCTGCTTCACAGATTTCAGGTGATAAATCGGAAGGGAACAGTTGGCCCTGGTAGTGTAACAGATATTTGGGTACTAAAATTAGATAACATCGGAAATATTGTCTGGCAAAATACCATTGGTGGTAATGGTGTGGAAACTGCTTTCGAGCTGGAAGTTACTGCTGACGGTGGTGCAATTATAGGAACTTACACACTATCTATGGCTTCAGGAGATAAAAGTGAAAATAATATCTCAGGCGCCCCAACAACTTATGATTATTGGGTTGTGAAGGTAAATAGTTCCGGAATTGTAGAATGGGAAAATACGATCGGTGGTACTGGTGATGATTATTGTCACGGATTAACACAAACTAACGATGGAGGATTTGCTGTCAGCGGTTACTCCACCTCTCCGGCCTCCGGTGATAAAACGGAAAATATGTTTGGTGTGGCAGATTATTGGGTGGTGAAATTAGATAGTTTAGGAAATATACTTTGGGATAAAAACATTGGTGGTAATTTGTCAGATTATTCTTATGATATCATTCAATTAAATGATGGCAGATTAGCATCGGTGGAACATCCACTTCTGGAATTACCGGTGATAAAACTGTTGGAAGCTATGGCAATGGTGACTTCTGGTTAGTTAATTTAAATGAATGTATTCCGGTTGACGAAATATGTAATGCAATTGATGATGATTGTGATGGTTTGATTGATGAAAGCATCACTACTGCAATAACAATTTCGGCTGGTGGTGCGACTACTTTTTGTCAGGGGAATTCCGTTGTGCTCACTGCAACACACAATGGCGCAACGTTGCAATGGAAAAGAATGGGGCAAAATATTCCGGGCGCTACAGGCATAACGTATACGGTTACACAAAAAGGCACCTATGCATGCGTAACCAACAGCGAATGCGGAACTGCAACTTCATCAAATATTATAATTACCGTAAATAAAAACCCGAGTGCAACTATTGCTGCTGGCGGACCAACTTCATTTTGTGCAGGTGGAAGTGTTACCTTAACCGAAACACCTACCGGCGGGTGCACCTATCAATGGTATAAAGGAGCATCACCAATTGCAGGTGCTACTAGCTTAAGTTATGTGGCAACCACAGCGGGAAATTATAAATGTCGTGTTACAAAAACCGCTACCGGATGTTTTAAAAATTCAAACAGTATTGCAGTTTTTATAACTTGTAAGGAAGGAGAGGAGATGTTTAATGCCGATTTGCAAATATTTCCAAACCCTGCAAAATGATATTATTCAACTTAAATTAAATAGCATAGAAGATGAAACTCGCAGGTAAGTATTTTTGATGCTACAGGTAAAATAGTTTTTGTTCAGACATGCTCAAATAATGAAATTACAATTGATATTTCAAAACTAGCCGATGGGGTCTATTTTATTCAAACCGCATCATCAAACCAACTCAATAATTGCACATTTATCAAACAATAAATATGAAACCATTACGCACACTTAAAGTTGTAATTACAGCTTTAATAATTATGTATTATCCTTTAAGCATTTCAGCACAAACCATCACCTGGCAAAACACAGTTGGAGGCACCAACGATGATAAACTATGGCGTGCAGGTCCAACATTGGATGGTGGCACTTTTTGTGTCGGTTTTTCTAAATCAGGCATTGGTGGCGATAAAACTGAAAATGTTATCGGTGCAGGATTTATGGATTTTTGGGTAATGAAATTAGATGCTTCCGGAAATATGGTTTGGCAAAATACTATTGGCGGAAGTAAAGATGATTTTTGTTTAGATGGTCATGCTACTGCCGATGGTGGTTACATTTTGGCCGGTCATTCAAAATCAAATATTTCCGGCGACAAAACAGAAAATACCTTAGGTTTTTTTGAAAATAATGACATGTGGATTATAAAACTAAATAGTTCCGGAGCAATAGAATGGCAAAATACAATTGGCGGATTACATATCGATTATGCAGAAATAATTCGTGAATTACCGGATGGTAGTTTCATCGTAGCAGGTAACTCTTCGTCAGGTATTAGTTATGATAAAACTGTTGATTTACATGGCACTGCCGGATTAACCTATGATATTTGGGTGTTGAAATTAACTTCAACCGGAAGTATTGTTTGGCAAAAAAATATAGGAGGTGGTTCAGATGATTATTTTTCTGATCTCATTTTAACAGCTGACGGAGGATTTTTAATAGGAGCAGAATCTTATTCAGGAATTGGATTTGAAAAAACAGCACCACTAATTGGTGTGTTCGACAATTGGATAATTAAATTGGATGCTGACGGCAATATTGAATGGGATAAAACTATTGGTGGCGATAATTTGGATAATATTGGCGGGTTAGCGCAAACTACTGATGGTAATTATGTGGTAGGCGCATATTCAATGTCGGGGATTTCCGGTAATAAAACAGAAATAAGTAACGGTACAGATTAC comes from Bacteroidota bacterium and encodes:
- a CDS encoding immunoglobulin domain-containing protein, translating into MIDESITTAITISAGGATTFCQGNSVVLTATHNGATLQWKRMGQNIPGATGITYTVTQKGTYACVTNSECGTATSSNIIITVNKNPSATIAAGGPTSFCAGGSVTLTETPTGGCTYQWYKGASPIAGATSLSYVATTAGNYKCRVTKTATGCFKNSNSIAVFITCKEGEEMFNADLQIFPNPAK
- a CDS encoding T9SS type A sorting domain-containing protein, coding for MFDATGKIVFVQTCSNNEITIDISKLADGVYFIQTASSNQLNNCTFIKQ